A stretch of Halococcus sediminicola DNA encodes these proteins:
- a CDS encoding NAD-binding protein, with protein MTNEILITGGDGSVGEVLADQLTSDSVTVVFLDEHERAVERAAEAGADARMSDPSEAAILDREDIEEMGTAIVASQKDSHNLLVAQLLRLRRIERVIALVNDPRNVEAFAAAGIEPVSASAALAGALNRQRRVVKYTERSSGQEATNAAKRRQEREELTDGPERERVRLDGAGGDT; from the coding sequence ATGACCAATGAGATTCTGATAACCGGCGGTGATGGATCCGTGGGAGAGGTACTCGCGGATCAGCTCACAAGTGACTCGGTCACAGTCGTGTTCCTCGATGAGCATGAGCGTGCGGTTGAACGTGCAGCAGAGGCGGGTGCTGACGCCCGAATGAGCGATCCGAGCGAGGCGGCCATACTCGACCGTGAGGATATCGAAGAGATGGGTACTGCTATCGTTGCCTCGCAGAAGGACAGCCACAACTTGCTGGTCGCACAACTTCTCCGGCTCCGACGGATCGAGCGCGTTATCGCACTCGTGAATGATCCCCGGAATGTCGAGGCGTTCGCTGCAGCCGGCATTGAACCGGTATCCGCCTCAGCCGCCCTAGCTGGTGCACTCAACCGACAGCGCCGTGTCGTCAAATATACCGAGCGCTCATCAGGGCAAGAGGCAACAAATGCGGCAAAGCGACGCCAGGAGCGCGAGGAATTGACCGACGGTCCGGAACGCGAACGGGTCCGTTTGGACGGAGCGGGGGGTGACACGTAG
- a CDS encoding carbohydrate kinase family protein: MPSLDVVTVGSALVDYVYTLSNLPEPDGGAFVRESTTTVGGVAANVSSGLAALDRDVGTVARLGKDAGKDIKTTLRTRGLDVTRVRSGPEESSYTLILRGPGGERMVVAGGQSVPQLRLDATDRNYLANANVVFSSAYASDAVVAELVAARERGEISKFVFDLAGPLSELDGRGTTPETIDRVLSVADLFVVGEVAARSYFGGGVEDAIAALRRHPIPCAAVTRGNEGAVLLAGDTAIDVPAISVPVEDTTGAGDAFTAGLTHAWILGTASPADAGRFAAGVAALNCTAEGACGRLPSEPNVRALLDER; encoded by the coding sequence ATGCCATCGCTGGACGTCGTCACGGTCGGTAGTGCCCTCGTCGACTATGTCTACACGCTTTCAAACTTGCCGGAACCTGACGGCGGAGCGTTCGTCCGCGAATCCACCACAACTGTCGGTGGCGTTGCAGCGAACGTCAGCTCCGGACTCGCCGCACTCGACCGTGACGTCGGGACCGTCGCACGTCTCGGGAAGGATGCCGGCAAGGACATCAAAACCACGTTGCGAACGCGTGGTCTGGACGTCACCCGGGTTCGCTCCGGTCCGGAGGAGTCCTCGTATACGTTGATCTTGCGAGGTCCTGGTGGAGAGAGGATGGTCGTCGCTGGCGGACAGAGCGTGCCACAACTCCGACTCGATGCTACTGATAGGAACTATCTTGCTAACGCGAACGTTGTTTTCAGCAGTGCTTATGCCTCCGACGCGGTCGTCGCCGAGCTCGTGGCGGCGCGTGAACGTGGCGAGATTTCGAAATTCGTGTTCGATCTTGCCGGCCCTCTCTCGGAACTCGATGGACGCGGCACCACACCGGAAACGATCGATCGAGTCCTCTCGGTGGCTGACCTATTCGTGGTCGGTGAAGTGGCTGCTCGTTCGTATTTCGGTGGAGGTGTCGAGGATGCCATCGCCGCTCTCAGACGACATCCCATCCCGTGTGCAGCCGTCACTCGCGGAAACGAGGGAGCAGTTCTCCTCGCAGGTGATACAGCAATCGACGTTCCAGCAATTTCGGTCCCAGTTGAGGACACGACGGGCGCGGGCGATGCATTCACCGCGGGGCTCACTCACGCATGGATACTTGGCACGGCTTCACCAGCGGACGCAGGACGGTTCGCTGCTGGCGTCGCTGCGCTCAACTGTACTGCCGAGGGTGCTTGTGGCCGTCTTCCGTCCGAACCTAACGTTCGAGCGCTTCTTGACGAACGCTAG
- a CDS encoding BtpA/SgcQ family protein, translating into MDVFSTETPIIGMVHLPPLPGAPDYGGDRNAIRDRLSQDATALEEGGVDGIMLENFGDTPFYPDRVPRHVVADIAALTETLRDQVSIPFGVNILRNDVQSALGIAAATGGAFVRVNVHTGARLTDQGIIEGMAHETLRLREQLDADVAVIADIDVKHSATLAERTLEETFGDLIERGGADGVVVSGTGTGAAVDTTVLDRVVECRDDHGFDVPVLIGSGITPETAPDLLSVADGAIVGTTLKRDAETTAPVDEAAVERLVASVP; encoded by the coding sequence ATGGACGTCTTCAGTACCGAAACACCGATTATTGGAATGGTTCACTTGCCCCCACTTCCAGGCGCACCCGATTACGGTGGGGATCGAAACGCGATCCGTGATCGCCTCTCTCAAGATGCTACCGCACTCGAAGAAGGCGGCGTCGACGGCATCATGCTCGAAAACTTCGGAGACACACCATTCTATCCAGACCGTGTGCCGCGACACGTCGTCGCTGATATCGCCGCACTCACCGAAACGCTCCGCGATCAGGTGTCAATTCCGTTCGGCGTGAACATTCTCAGAAACGACGTGCAAAGCGCGCTCGGTATCGCCGCTGCGACAGGTGGCGCGTTCGTCCGCGTGAACGTACACACAGGTGCTCGTCTCACCGATCAGGGGATTATCGAGGGAATGGCTCACGAGACGCTGCGGTTGCGCGAGCAACTCGACGCCGACGTTGCCGTTATCGCCGACATCGACGTGAAACACTCCGCTACGCTGGCTGAACGCACTCTCGAAGAAACCTTCGGCGACCTCATCGAACGTGGCGGTGCCGATGGCGTCGTCGTCAGCGGGACGGGAACCGGTGCAGCCGTCGATACGACCGTTCTCGACCGAGTGGTCGAGTGCCGTGACGACCACGGGTTCGACGTCCCTGTTCTGATCGGAAGCGGGATCACTCCAGAAACGGCACCCGACCTACTTTCCGTCGCCGATGGCGCGATCGTTGGCACGACGCTGAAACGCGACGCCGAAACGACCGCTCCCGTCGACGAAGCAGCGGTCGAGCGCCTCGTCGCGTCCGTCCCCTAG